The following coding sequences lie in one Methanohalophilus levihalophilus genomic window:
- a CDS encoding 50S ribosomal protein L10, producing the protein MMEAVHHSEHIPQWKKKEIEDIKELINSYPLFGIVGVGGIPAKQLQSMRRVLKDLAVVKVSRNTLIKRALEESAQECADMVDFLEEQSALVFTNENPFKLYKLLEGSKTPSPIKAGAVAPNDIEVEKGPTSFPPGPILGDLQSAGIPAAIDGGSVVISQDKVVAAKGDVVSQKLASMLTRLEIYPVEVGLDLRAVFEEGSIFGPDVLAIDEDKYFSDIAMAAQQAFNLAVNMAYPTDATISTLISKAASEAKNLGINAAVMEPELMDSLLSKAQSQMLSLASAVAGKDANAVDEELSSALGAAAQSAAAAPAAVEEAPAEEAEEEKEEESEEEGMAGLGALFG; encoded by the coding sequence ATGATGGAAGCAGTTCATCACAGTGAACACATCCCACAATGGAAGAAGAAGGAAATTGAGGATATTAAGGAACTTATTAATTCCTATCCACTGTTCGGCATTGTTGGTGTCGGCGGGATTCCTGCAAAACAGCTTCAGTCCATGAGGAGAGTTCTAAAAGACCTCGCGGTAGTCAAAGTTTCAAGGAACACTCTCATAAAGAGAGCACTTGAAGAATCTGCTCAGGAATGTGCAGATATGGTTGATTTCCTTGAGGAACAATCAGCTCTCGTTTTCACAAATGAGAATCCTTTCAAGCTTTACAAATTACTTGAAGGCAGCAAGACTCCTTCTCCAATAAAGGCAGGTGCAGTGGCACCAAATGACATTGAAGTTGAGAAGGGACCAACAAGCTTCCCGCCAGGACCAATTCTCGGTGATCTGCAAAGTGCAGGCATCCCCGCAGCTATTGATGGTGGAAGTGTGGTCATCAGTCAGGACAAAGTCGTGGCAGCAAAAGGAGATGTAGTTTCCCAGAAACTCGCATCCATGCTTACAAGACTGGAGATTTATCCTGTAGAAGTAGGTCTTGACCTCAGGGCAGTGTTTGAGGAAGGCTCAATTTTTGGTCCGGATGTACTTGCCATTGATGAAGATAAATACTTCTCTGATATTGCAATGGCAGCTCAGCAGGCATTCAACCTCGCTGTTAACATGGCATATCCGACAGATGCTACAATCAGCACTCTCATTTCAAAAGCCGCTTCAGAGGCAAAGAACCTCGGTATCAACGCCGCAGTCATGGAACCAGAACTTATGGATTCCCTCCTTTCCAAGGCACAGTCACAAATGCTTTCCCTTGCATCTGCTGTAGCAGGCAAGGATGCAAACGCTGTGGACGAGGAATTAAGTTCCGCACTTGGTGCAGCAGCACAGAGTGCAGCAGCAGCACCTGCAGCAGTTGAAGAAGCTCCTGCAGAAGAGGCTGAGGAAGAAAAGGAAGAAGAATCCGAAGAGGAAGGAATGGCCGGTCTCGGTGCACTCTTTGGTTAA
- a CDS encoding ATP-binding protein, translated as MSESRLDIVELLLTTSVYNDHKELDENSLPRDIRKNYWNKQYKGVPKPVKVSLSDLEKLYGIENQKAAVQGIPFLEIDDVGYKLKLTSFDVAADWFEKQEDSIERINNNPILAYYFEKREHEHADYNAALEFTRPKEVDREWLESLQERISQEEGGEDMLKLAHLIAPEDIIQPLSELVLTSKQEEKVEKIVKAITYRDYLREIGLYDVGKVLLVGAPGTGKTSVARALSEKLAVPFVEVKLSMITDQYLGETAKNIDRVFELARRLNPCILFIDEFDFIAKTRTSDEHAALKRAVNTLLKAIDSISLTNDGVLLIAATNHPHMLDSAAWRRFDEIMEFPLPDLEMRKEILDIVTRKIKGKMDTEEIAELTEGYTGSDLRMIIRESVLSALLEERTELTQEDLLDAIEIFNARAIIKSDEYISRNFT; from the coding sequence ATGTCAGAAAGTCGTCTCGACATCGTTGAACTACTGCTCACGACCAGCGTCTATAACGATCACAAGGAATTGGATGAAAACAGTCTGCCTCGCGATATCAGGAAAAACTACTGGAACAAGCAATACAAAGGCGTTCCAAAACCCGTGAAAGTATCGCTCTCGGATCTGGAAAAACTCTACGGGATAGAAAACCAAAAAGCTGCGGTACAGGGTATTCCGTTCCTTGAAATCGATGACGTAGGATACAAATTAAAACTCACGTCTTTTGACGTAGCTGCAGACTGGTTTGAAAAACAGGAAGATTCAATAGAACGAATCAACAACAACCCCATTCTCGCATATTATTTTGAAAAACGTGAACATGAGCACGCAGATTATAATGCAGCCCTTGAATTCACCCGACCCAAGGAAGTGGACAGGGAATGGCTGGAATCCCTGCAGGAAAGGATCAGTCAGGAAGAAGGCGGGGAAGATATGCTCAAACTCGCCCACCTCATCGCTCCCGAGGACATCATACAGCCGCTTAGTGAGCTTGTCCTGACTTCCAAGCAGGAAGAAAAAGTGGAAAAGATTGTCAAGGCCATAACATACAGGGATTACCTGAGGGAAATAGGCCTATATGACGTCGGGAAGGTACTTCTGGTCGGAGCTCCAGGTACCGGGAAAACATCGGTTGCAAGAGCACTTTCCGAAAAACTGGCAGTCCCCTTTGTTGAAGTCAAGCTTTCAATGATAACCGACCAGTATCTCGGGGAAACGGCCAAGAACATAGACAGGGTTTTCGAACTGGCGAGAAGACTCAATCCCTGTATCCTGTTCATTGATGAATTTGACTTCATCGCAAAAACCCGTACCTCCGACGAACATGCCGCACTCAAAAGAGCGGTTAACACTCTCCTGAAGGCCATTGACAGTATTAGTCTCACAAACGACGGCGTTCTGCTGATAGCCGCCACCAATCACCCGCACATGCTTGATTCGGCTGCGTGGAGGCGTTTCGATGAAATCATGGAATTCCCGTTGCCAGACCTTGAAATGAGGAAGGAAATCCTTGACATTGTCACCCGTAAGATTAAGGGTAAAATGGATACTGAAGAAATTGCAGAACTCACCGAAGGGTATACAGGCTCCGACCTCAGGATGATTATTCGGGAAAGTGTCCTGTCTGCACTTCTTGAGGAGAGAACCGAACTAACACAGGAAGACCTCCTTGACGCGATTGAAATCTTCAATGCACGGGCAATCATCAAATCTGATGAATACATAAGCCGCAATTTTACCTGA
- a CDS encoding DUF5803 family protein, with translation MDSKAFCIILVVLFSVLFASGCIDELVAVQEDGPVNVSVYEIVYNGKEANATTFNETTFFLTKDGFATGVYALDNASSIEIIPMEDLTNPGEDPISEIVIIAEDSGNVTDVEETLRQLSLREEATDLNFTIEEVVERGQKSQVIDFNKSITGFVAFKVNVPLGQDFIYMPTHDSVVRIVLPAGYTTGNPFIGKVQPEVNFTYHDENDRQVLGWIDLHREPSSLLPADLFNRSGVDSDESPVEYHPVILKFYTTSAPLGLLVGTTILSIATLIVALNYASTRRKLEEKRMEIENMDARKKD, from the coding sequence ATGGATAGCAAAGCTTTTTGCATTATTCTTGTGGTACTTTTTTCCGTTCTTTTTGCAAGTGGATGCATTGATGAACTTGTGGCCGTTCAGGAGGATGGACCTGTAAATGTTTCCGTTTACGAAATCGTATACAACGGGAAAGAAGCGAATGCAACCACATTTAATGAAACAACCTTTTTCCTGACAAAGGATGGCTTTGCAACAGGTGTTTATGCTCTGGATAACGCTTCTTCTATTGAAATTATCCCGATGGAGGATCTCACCAATCCCGGGGAAGATCCCATTTCCGAGATAGTAATAATTGCTGAAGACTCCGGCAATGTGACTGATGTTGAGGAGACTTTGAGACAGTTGTCTCTACGAGAAGAAGCTACAGATCTCAATTTCACAATTGAAGAGGTTGTGGAAAGAGGACAAAAGTCGCAGGTAATCGATTTTAATAAATCAATTACGGGATTTGTTGCATTTAAGGTGAACGTGCCGCTAGGGCAGGATTTCATTTACATGCCAACACATGATTCAGTGGTGAGAATAGTTCTTCCTGCAGGTTATACCACAGGCAATCCTTTCATAGGCAAAGTCCAACCCGAGGTCAATTTCACGTATCATGATGAAAACGACAGGCAGGTTCTTGGATGGATAGATCTTCACAGGGAACCGTCCTCATTGCTGCCTGCGGATCTCTTTAACCGAAGCGGCGTAGATTCCGATGAAAGTCCGGTGGAATACCATCCGGTAATTCTCAAATTCTATACCACTTCCGCACCTCTGGGGTTGTTAGTGGGAACTACTATTCTCAGCATAGCAACTTTGATTGTAGCCTTAAATTATGCTTCAACCAGGCGCAAGCTCGAAGAGAAACGTATGGAAATAGAGAACATGGATGCCCGGAAAAAGGATTGA
- a CDS encoding radical SAM protein — translation MSNFNTAVRALWQMRIRKRPFVLSHGINSTCNMQCSFCDYWREEKQEMTVEEIFSMLDDAKDFGIGVYNAWTVEPLMRSELPEILEYAHSLELKTSLVTNGLLLKKRISELTDLDYLSVSVDGIETYRDSRGVDFSRILPGIEEAVSTFEKHVLLNCVISNRNIHELRDLVLLADDLGAMISFEPMYEFSSIEDNVWDKIGVRDKNQHRMAVDDLIHMKEAGYPIINSKTYLQMVRDMRPKWKCHAPNILIGVSQEGMVYTCRVHREPLADIRDGLENVWKQWGKQMQEKASSCEGCLFFGYAENSMMYRFNPEVIRHYEWM, via the coding sequence ATGTCTAATTTCAATACTGCGGTTCGTGCTTTATGGCAGATGCGAATACGCAAGCGTCCGTTTGTCCTGTCACATGGAATCAATTCAACCTGCAACATGCAATGCAGTTTTTGTGATTACTGGCGCGAAGAAAAGCAGGAAATGACGGTTGAAGAAATCTTTTCCATGCTGGATGATGCAAAAGACTTTGGAATTGGAGTTTACAATGCATGGACTGTCGAACCTTTAATGAGATCCGAGTTGCCTGAAATTCTTGAATATGCTCACTCCCTGGAACTGAAAACTTCTCTTGTGACTAACGGCCTTTTGCTGAAAAAGCGAATTTCGGAACTTACTGATCTTGATTATCTCTCAGTTTCTGTCGACGGGATTGAAACTTACCGTGACTCCAGGGGTGTGGATTTTTCCCGGATTCTCCCCGGAATTGAAGAAGCTGTATCCACTTTTGAAAAACATGTTCTCTTAAACTGTGTCATAAGCAACAGGAATATTCATGAACTTCGTGATCTTGTGCTCCTAGCAGATGATCTTGGGGCCATGATTTCCTTTGAACCTATGTATGAATTTTCCAGCATTGAGGATAATGTGTGGGATAAAATCGGAGTTCGGGACAAAAACCAGCATAGGATGGCAGTTGACGATCTAATTCATATGAAAGAGGCCGGCTATCCTATCATAAATTCAAAGACATATCTTCAGATGGTCAGAGATATGAGGCCTAAATGGAAATGCCATGCTCCGAACATTCTCATCGGGGTATCACAGGAGGGTATGGTCTATACTTGCAGGGTCCACCGAGAACCTCTGGCCGATATTCGTGACGGGCTCGAAAATGTCTGGAAGCAATGGGGTAAACAGATGCAAGAGAAAGCATCTTCATGCGAAGGATGCCTCTTTTTCGGATATGCAGAAAACAGTATGATGTACCGTTTTAACCCGGAAGTCATTCGTCATTACGAGTGGATGTAA
- a CDS encoding sodium:solute symporter family protein, with protein sequence MDAYQLFLILLALYLGVLVAIGWYFTKRQKTVTDFWLAGRRIGTIGVGFSSAASWLTAGGILAVIGFFMLLGMGSIWGFVAPNILALLIIAIFVKRFKNLPAITQPELLEQRYSSAIRAPVGIIIAIVMILFAVADIKGFALVLQIFYGLDPIYAALIVALAVSVYVTLGGLHAVVWTDVMQFVFLVLLTIAIAIVSVGAATGGVGAPADAAELFSSVPSNWWNPISIGIPMVLIFIFAIIPGWITEQDPWQKVWAAKDVKSARNGLLIGSLLVTIVFAACAVIAIALSSIYPEIPASFGEIGMGAMAQAEPAMLVFIISYFSPAIVALCSIGLVAAAMSSADTFATSGASSLSRDIYQRFIKPDATMKEMLVINRVCVLIIIAAATIGSFLIDGIIEAIHIATFIASASYFFPLMGGLYWKRATKQGAMAGLIVGAVVQISLVAYDLYMTPPFATAHLETIHPILMSHGVIVGMALSGIAFFGVSLATKRSSSVNLAPFFKDEAENLAAEEAKAVDADSPDFQTFVTTIDEQAVGERAHLHVRMESSASLNWKRFVEALHTTYPAWVTSTGIDSIYRLVQADMLACVSITRGNNDKEIWFASEPNVNDIELQKKELFVAYNEVSQALESIGIFISIPENK encoded by the coding sequence ATGGATGCATATCAATTATTTCTCATATTGCTTGCACTCTATCTGGGTGTACTGGTCGCCATTGGTTGGTACTTTACAAAACGGCAGAAGACCGTTACTGACTTCTGGCTCGCAGGAAGAAGGATTGGCACAATAGGTGTCGGATTTTCTTCCGCTGCATCGTGGTTGACCGCAGGAGGTATTCTTGCGGTAATTGGTTTCTTCATGCTTTTGGGCATGGGTTCCATCTGGGGATTTGTTGCCCCGAACATTTTAGCCCTTTTGATTATCGCCATCTTTGTCAAGAGATTCAAGAATCTCCCGGCTATCACTCAACCGGAATTGCTTGAACAGCGTTACAGTTCAGCAATTAGGGCACCTGTGGGAATTATTATCGCTATTGTCATGATCCTTTTTGCAGTAGCCGATATCAAAGGTTTTGCACTGGTTCTCCAGATATTCTACGGCCTGGATCCAATCTATGCAGCATTAATTGTCGCCCTGGCAGTCTCTGTTTATGTGACTCTTGGCGGACTACATGCTGTTGTCTGGACTGACGTAATGCAGTTCGTATTCCTTGTACTCTTAACAATTGCAATAGCTATTGTTTCAGTAGGTGCTGCAACAGGTGGTGTCGGAGCTCCGGCAGATGCAGCAGAACTCTTCTCTTCAGTACCCTCGAATTGGTGGAATCCGATAAGTATCGGTATCCCGATGGTGCTAATTTTCATCTTCGCAATCATTCCGGGATGGATTACTGAACAGGATCCATGGCAGAAAGTCTGGGCGGCCAAAGATGTGAAATCTGCTCGCAATGGTTTGTTAATTGGTTCCCTTCTGGTAACCATTGTCTTCGCAGCATGTGCGGTAATAGCCATTGCTTTGAGTTCGATTTATCCTGAAATTCCGGCGTCCTTTGGGGAAATCGGAATGGGCGCCATGGCACAGGCAGAGCCGGCGATGCTTGTATTCATAATTTCGTATTTCTCCCCGGCAATAGTTGCATTATGTTCTATTGGTCTTGTAGCAGCTGCGATGTCTTCAGCTGATACCTTTGCAACTTCCGGTGCGTCATCCCTTTCAAGGGATATTTACCAGCGTTTCATCAAACCGGATGCCACAATGAAGGAAATGCTTGTCATAAACCGTGTCTGTGTCCTGATTATTATCGCCGCAGCTACAATAGGATCATTCCTTATTGACGGTATTATTGAAGCAATCCACATTGCGACTTTCATCGCCAGCGCATCATATTTCTTCCCTCTCATGGGAGGTCTCTACTGGAAGCGTGCAACAAAGCAGGGTGCTATGGCAGGATTGATTGTGGGTGCAGTGGTTCAGATTTCCCTTGTGGCCTATGATCTTTACATGACACCACCATTCGCCACAGCACACCTTGAAACCATCCATCCTATCCTGATGAGTCACGGTGTTATCGTGGGAATGGCTCTCAGCGGTATTGCTTTCTTTGGCGTATCCCTCGCAACAAAACGCTCAAGCAGTGTTAACCTTGCTCCGTTCTTCAAGGATGAGGCAGAAAACCTTGCTGCAGAAGAAGCAAAAGCTGTGGATGCAGATAGCCCTGATTTCCAGACATTCGTTACAACAATCGATGAACAGGCTGTCGGGGAACGTGCTCATTTGCATGTAAGAATGGAAAGTTCTGCATCACTTAACTGGAAGAGATTTGTTGAAGCACTTCACACCACTTATCCTGCATGGGTTACATCCACTGGTATTGATTCCATTTACAGGCTTGTCCAGGCTGACATGCTTGCCTGTGTTTCAATTACCCGGGGTAACAACGACAAGGAAATCTGGTTTGCATCAGAACCAAATGTAAACGACATCGAACTCCAGAAGAAGGAACTATTTGTTGCCTACAATGAAGTATCCCAGGCTCTTGAGAGCATCGGGATATTCATCAGCATTCCTGAAAACAAGTAA
- a CDS encoding 50S ribosomal protein L1: MVEETILDAVNKLFEESPQRKFPESVDLAINLKNIDLSQPKNRVDEEIMLPNGRGRDIKIGVFAKGEVGLQAKEAGCEYVFSEEDLEELGEDKAKARAIANECDFFIAEVQYMPLIGKSLGVVLGPRGKMPIPLPPGKDVVELINSSRNSIRIRSKDKMTFHVAVGRRDMDAEKVAENIETVVSRVEHSLEKGIHNLKSVYVTTTMGKSVRVA; the protein is encoded by the coding sequence ATGGTAGAAGAAACTATACTGGACGCCGTAAATAAGTTATTTGAGGAGTCCCCGCAGCGCAAGTTCCCTGAAAGTGTTGACCTTGCAATTAACTTAAAAAATATCGATCTGAGCCAGCCTAAAAACCGTGTGGATGAAGAAATTATGCTTCCCAACGGTCGTGGCAGGGATATCAAGATCGGTGTTTTCGCAAAAGGTGAGGTTGGGCTTCAGGCCAAAGAGGCTGGCTGTGAATACGTTTTCTCCGAAGAAGATCTTGAAGAGCTTGGAGAAGACAAAGCCAAGGCAAGAGCAATTGCCAATGAATGCGACTTCTTTATTGCAGAAGTGCAGTACATGCCTTTGATTGGTAAGAGCCTGGGTGTTGTGTTGGGTCCAAGAGGAAAAATGCCAATTCCTCTCCCCCCTGGTAAGGACGTAGTAGAACTTATCAATTCCTCAAGAAACTCAATTCGTATCCGTTCCAAGGATAAGATGACCTTCCACGTGGCAGTTGGAAGGAGGGACATGGATGCGGAAAAAGTCGCAGAGAACATTGAAACAGTTGTAAGTAGGGTTGAACATTCTCTTGAAAAGGGTATACATAACCTCAAGTCAGTTTATGTTACAACCACTATGGGCAAATCCGTGAGGGTGGCATGA
- a CDS encoding 50S ribosomal protein L11 codes for MSSVVEALVPGGKANPGPPLGPALGPLGVNIKDVVDAINEKTKDYNGMQVPVKVIVDDDKNVEIEVGTPPTAALIKQEIGIEKGSGEPHVNIVGDITIPQVAKIARMKKDDLLSYDLKAAVKEVIGTCVPMGVTAEGMKPQECQKAIDEGKFDDALAAESW; via the coding sequence ATGTCAAGCGTTGTTGAAGCCCTGGTTCCAGGCGGAAAAGCAAATCCAGGACCACCACTTGGTCCAGCTTTAGGTCCGCTAGGTGTTAACATCAAAGATGTTGTTGATGCTATCAATGAGAAGACAAAAGATTACAATGGAATGCAGGTTCCTGTAAAAGTAATCGTAGATGACGATAAGAATGTAGAGATCGAGGTTGGTACTCCACCAACAGCTGCATTGATCAAGCAGGAAATTGGTATTGAAAAAGGCTCAGGTGAGCCACATGTCAACATTGTTGGTGACATCACAATTCCACAAGTTGCAAAGATCGCCCGCATGAAAAAGGACGACCTGTTGTCCTACGATCTTAAGGCCGCAGTCAAGGAAGTAATTGGTACCTGTGTACCAATGGGTGTTACCGCTGAAGGTATGAAACCTCAGGAATGCCAGAAAGCCATTGATGAAGGCAAATTTGATGATGCATTGGCAGCTGAATCCTGGTGA
- a CDS encoding MBL fold metallo-hydrolase: MKITLLGTGDAPGTPIIGCHCPTCNDARKGTKSQRLRSSLLVESETGKVLVDTGPDLRAQLLKIGVEHVDGVIWTHGHYDHFTGFAEFHRVQRKVDVYGVTETLDYIIDYLSFLGPSRHDIALYEPFELIGLKFTLFGVRHRPSKNPIGVVIQEGERKVVFTGDCESLFPEKSLEVMDRPDLLIADAIVPDLTKFHIKKHMDAIQAMELGERIQAKNIVLTHLSHYFKPHEEASKDFPLGYDGMQFEV; the protein is encoded by the coding sequence ATGAAAATTACTTTACTGGGAACCGGTGATGCTCCCGGAACCCCGATTATTGGATGCCATTGCCCCACATGCAATGACGCCCGGAAGGGAACAAAGAGTCAGAGACTCAGGAGTTCCCTGCTTGTAGAAAGTGAAACTGGCAAGGTATTAGTCGACACAGGCCCGGATCTCCGTGCACAGCTACTGAAAATCGGAGTGGAGCATGTTGACGGGGTAATCTGGACACATGGTCACTATGATCATTTTACAGGATTTGCAGAATTCCATCGGGTACAACGTAAAGTTGATGTCTACGGAGTTACGGAAACCCTTGACTATATCATCGATTACCTTTCATTCCTGGGACCCAGCAGACACGACATCGCTTTGTATGAACCATTTGAACTCATTGGCCTCAAGTTCACACTTTTCGGGGTAAGGCACAGACCTTCCAAAAACCCTATCGGTGTGGTAATACAGGAAGGGGAGAGGAAAGTCGTTTTCACCGGTGATTGCGAAAGCTTGTTCCCGGAAAAGAGCCTTGAAGTAATGGACAGACCGGATCTTCTCATCGCCGACGCAATTGTACCGGATCTAACCAAATTTCATATCAAAAAACACATGGATGCCATACAGGCCATGGAACTCGGGGAACGCATCCAGGCGAAAAATATTGTTTTAACGCACCTGAGCCACTATTTCAAGCCTCATGAGGAAGCAAGCAAGGATTTTCCTTTGGGATATGACGGAATGCAGTTTGAAGTTTGA
- a CDS encoding SAM hydrolase/SAM-dependent halogenase family protein encodes MATITLTTDFGTLYPASMKAVILDICEEATIVDISHTIPQGDILSGAFALYNTAHLFPKRTVHVAVVDPGVGTLRKALILEAGGHYFVGPDNGLMIPAAHRCGKMKVWIIQVDKLFPEISPTFHGRDVFAPVGAYLASGKKPEELAKPSDCYVCLHIEEARVKVESMRGKVNYVDDFGNIVTSIPARLLHNIVESGDILELEGNEIRFVETYANATPEETVALVGSHGFLEIAVSMGNAAERLSISGHPEICLRKVTSTRNDE; translated from the coding sequence ATGGCTACCATTACCCTGACAACAGATTTTGGGACTTTGTATCCGGCATCCATGAAAGCCGTAATACTGGATATTTGTGAAGAGGCTACAATCGTCGATATTTCACACACTATCCCGCAGGGAGATATTCTGTCAGGGGCATTTGCACTGTACAATACAGCCCACCTTTTTCCGAAAAGGACAGTCCATGTGGCAGTGGTGGATCCCGGAGTCGGGACTCTCCGAAAGGCGCTCATACTGGAAGCAGGAGGGCATTATTTTGTTGGACCGGACAATGGTTTAATGATTCCTGCAGCCCACAGATGTGGAAAAATGAAAGTATGGATAATTCAGGTTGATAAGCTCTTTCCGGAAATATCACCCACGTTCCATGGCAGGGATGTGTTTGCACCGGTTGGTGCATACCTGGCCTCCGGCAAAAAACCGGAAGAACTGGCCAAACCAAGTGACTGTTATGTTTGCCTCCACATTGAAGAAGCCAGGGTTAAAGTCGAATCTATGAGGGGCAAAGTCAATTATGTGGATGACTTCGGAAATATCGTAACAAGCATTCCTGCCCGATTATTGCATAATATTGTAGAATCCGGAGATATCCTTGAACTTGAAGGAAATGAAATCAGGTTTGTAGAAACCTATGCGAATGCGACCCCCGAAGAAACAGTTGCTTTAGTTGGAAGTCATGGGTTTCTTGAAATCGCAGTCAGCATGGGAAATGCTGCAGAAAGGCTTTCGATCTCAGGTCATCCGGAAATCTGTCTTCGAAAGGTTACATCCACTCGTAATGACGAATGA
- a CDS encoding DUF5817 domain-containing protein, which yields MSDWEKHYVVVVCPKCRIQSQIVEDTGQKTIRCQNCGANLKFRKLRQFHNSTDLEEAILARTKLQASLVGKGTASIISTVEVDESKIKEKADDVTRPRKPLEIVLSNIPEKGNISHEELKSSAGKLGLGEEKFETTLRKLLESGHIYEPKNGFFRRA from the coding sequence ATGAGCGACTGGGAAAAGCATTACGTGGTCGTAGTCTGCCCGAAATGCCGGATACAGTCCCAGATAGTAGAAGATACAGGACAAAAAACCATACGCTGCCAGAACTGTGGTGCAAATCTTAAGTTTAGAAAACTGAGACAATTCCACAATTCAACCGATCTTGAGGAAGCAATTCTCGCAAGAACAAAGTTGCAGGCATCGCTTGTCGGTAAGGGCACTGCCAGCATTATCTCGACGGTTGAAGTTGACGAATCAAAAATCAAAGAGAAAGCAGATGACGTCACCCGACCGAGAAAACCTCTGGAAATTGTTCTCTCAAATATCCCCGAAAAGGGAAACATATCCCACGAAGAGCTGAAAAGCAGCGCCGGTAAACTGGGGCTTGGTGAGGAAAAATTCGAGACAACATTACGCAAATTGCTTGAATCCGGTCATATCTACGAACCTAAAAACGGATTTTTCCGCCGGGCCTGA
- a CDS encoding undecaprenyl diphosphate synthase family protein, which yields MLRKIYEKRLQNTVMKPGRAIPEHVALVLAETDILSRNGVSKLRDFVNWSSKLGVTEISTYIDVLDIEPQLQEEMAGKLAETLRQMFAGMSLKTEYAIYNDKGTLVAKNGNEKPLINILVGFGGKRELTHAVRAILKKVEVGELQPDEITEKSIEDNLTIRTEPDLIIRAGGKHLSDFLIWQSVYAELFFTDVNWESLRKIDLLRIMRDFQNRQRRYGK from the coding sequence ATGCTCAGGAAAATCTATGAAAAACGTCTGCAAAACACGGTCATGAAACCGGGAAGGGCAATTCCCGAACATGTTGCCCTTGTACTGGCGGAAACCGACATCCTGAGCAGAAACGGAGTATCCAAACTAAGGGATTTCGTCAACTGGAGTTCAAAACTCGGAGTTACCGAGATAAGCACTTACATCGATGTTCTGGACATCGAACCCCAACTGCAGGAAGAAATGGCAGGCAAGCTCGCAGAAACCCTGCGACAGATGTTTGCCGGCATGTCCCTGAAAACGGAATATGCGATTTACAACGACAAAGGCACTCTTGTGGCAAAGAACGGGAATGAGAAGCCTTTAATCAACATCCTTGTGGGATTCGGCGGGAAAAGGGAACTGACACATGCTGTCAGGGCCATCCTTAAAAAAGTCGAGGTCGGCGAGCTACAGCCGGACGAAATCACCGAAAAATCCATAGAGGATAATCTCACGATCCGGACAGAGCCTGATCTAATCATACGTGCAGGGGGAAAACATCTTTCCGATTTCCTTATCTGGCAATCCGTATACGCAGAGTTATTTTTTACCGATGTCAACTGGGAAAGCCTGAGGAAAATTGACCTCCTCAGAATAATGCGTGACTTCCAGAACCGGCAGAGGAGATACGGGAAATGA
- the rpl12p gene encoding 50S ribosomal protein P1 has product MEYIYAALLLHNAEKEITEETVTAVLTAAGIDVDDARAKALVAALDGVDIEEAMATAAVAAAPAAAAAPAAEEAPAAEEAAEEEAAEEEESGMAGLGALFG; this is encoded by the coding sequence ATGGAATACATATATGCAGCACTTTTACTCCACAACGCAGAAAAGGAGATTACAGAAGAAACAGTAACTGCTGTTCTCACAGCAGCAGGTATCGATGTAGATGACGCACGTGCAAAAGCACTCGTTGCAGCTCTTGATGGCGTAGACATCGAAGAAGCAATGGCAACCGCAGCAGTCGCAGCAGCTCCAGCAGCCGCAGCAGCACCTGCAGCAGAAGAAGCTCCAGCAGCAGAAGAAGCTGCTGAAGAAGAAGCTGCTGAAGAAGAAGAGAGCGGCATGGCCGGTCTCGGTGCACTCTTTGGCTAA